A region from the Benincasa hispida cultivar B227 chromosome 12, ASM972705v1, whole genome shotgun sequence genome encodes:
- the LOC120092955 gene encoding protein transport protein Sec24-like At4g32640 gives MAALVPPGAPRPNESNSNRAPSPPPNYHPNSQTSPGSLADNFNNMNLNRPPSMPNSFPRPPFGQSPPFPSSAPPPTGISGAPPQFSRPGPPPASITRPNVPSSGPPPSAFPPNMAPMRPSGPPVGQPSPLVSRPPPPGVGGPGQPAFRPPSSTVPSPGLSSSSVAPPLGAPPLGARPNAAFPPSVSSPSMPPPNAQSGTLSNGPPAFVQNNFPSGPRFPPAVNTPQGPPPFVGPPPMTASVRAPFMHSVPGGPEFSAPPGLPGQPASPFQPASQGVSQSSGSPFVPPTWPMQPGQATAPPPISGQLQPPRMFGMPPPPPNQSMTTISPAIGQTGSPAATQSKIDPNQIPRPVPNPSVILFDTRQGNQANLPPPASSEYIVRDTGNCSPRFMRCTIGQIPCTADLLNTSAMQLALLVQPFALLHPSEEPIQVVDFGESGPVRCSRCKGYINPFMKFIDQGRRFICNLCGFTDETPREYHCNLGPDGRRRDADERPELCRGTVEFVASKEYMVRDPMPAVYFFLIDVSMNAIQTGATAAACSAISQVISDLPEGPRTFVGIATFDTTIHFYNLKRALQQPLMLIVPDVQDVYTPLESDVIVQLSECRQHLELLLDSIPTMFQSNRTTESAFGAAIKAAFMAMKNTGGKILVFQSVLPSIGIGALSAREAEGRTNISSGDKEAHKLLQPADMSYKTMAIELAEYQVCVDVFLTTQNYVDLASISVIARTTGGQVYYYYPFSVLSDPAKLYNDLRWNITRPQGFEAVMRVRCSQGIQVQEYHGNFCKRIPTDVDLPGIDCDKTIMVALKHDDKLQDGSECAFQCALLYTTVFGQRRIRVSTLSLPCTSMLNNLFRSADLDTQFACFLKQAANEVPSSPLLQIRERVTNLCVNVLLSYRKYCATVSSSGQLILPEALKLLPLYTIALIKSTGLRTEGRIDDRSFWVNHVSSLPIPLAVPLVYPRMLAIHNLDTEDGDSTPGTPIPLSSEHVSEEGIYLLENGEDCLVYIGNLVDRDMLQQLFGISSVDEIPAQFVLQQYDNPLSKKLNDLMNEIRRQRCSYLRLRLCKKGDQSGMLFFSNMIEDKSSNGPSYIEFLVHVHRQIQIKMSSS, from the exons ATGGCAGCTCTTGTGCCTCCAGGGGCACCTCGGCCCAATGAAAGCAACAGCAATCGAGCTCCATCACCACCGCCTAATTACCACCCCAATTCTCAGACAAGTCCCGGTTCCTTAGCtgataattttaataatatgaatctcaATCGACCTCCTTCAATGCCCAATTCATTTCCCAGACCTCCATTTGGTCAATCGCCTCCTTTTCCTTCGTCAGCACCCCCACCAACTGGGATTTCTGGTGCGCCACCTCAATTTTCACGGCCAGGTCCACCCCCAGCTTCAATTACTCGTCCTAATGTACCTTCATCAGGGCCTCCACCATCTGCATTTCCTCCAAACATGGCTCCAATGAGACCCAGTGGACCGCCTGTTGGACAGCCGTCTCCATTAGTATCTAGGCCACCTCCACCAGGTGTTGGAGGTCCTGGCCAACCTGCTTTTAGGCCACCTTCTAGCACTGTTCCTTCCCCAGGTTTGTCCAGTAGTTCAGTTGCGCCTCCCCTTGGTGCTCCTCCACTTGGTGCACGTCCAAATGCAGCATTTCCTCCTTCTGTCAGTAGCCCAAGCATGCCTCCACCAAATGCTCAGAGTGGTACGTTGAGTAATGGCCCTCCAGCATTTGTGCAGAACAACTTCCCCAGTGGGCCACGTTTTCCTCCAGCAGTCAATACACCACAAGGTCCTCCGCCATTCGTTGGTCCACCGCCAATGACAGCATCTGTCCGGGCTCCATTTATGCATTCTGTTCCAGGTGGCCCTGAATTTTCTGCTCCTCCAGGTCTTCCCGGGCAACCAGCATCACCATTTCAGCCGGCATCTCAAGGGGTATCCCAGTCTTCAGGTTCCCCATTTGTACCACCAACATGGCCAATGCAACCTGGTCAG GCGACAGCTCCTCCACCTATTTCTGGTCAACTGCAGCCGCCTAGAATGTTCGGGATGCCGCCACCTCCACCTAACCAATCAATGACTACCATCTCACCTGCTATTGGTCAAACCGGATCTCCTGCAGCCACACAATCAAAAATTGATCCAAATCAAATACCAAGGCCTGTTCCAAACCCATCAGTCATCTTGTTTGACACTCGTCAAGGCAACCAGGCCAATCTGCCCCCG CCTGCATCAAGTGAGTACATTGTGAGAGACACTGGGAATTGTAGTCCACGTTTTATGAGGTGCACCATTGGTCAG ATCCCGTGCACTGCCGATCTTTTGAATACATCAGCCATGCAGTTGGCTTTGCTAGTCCAACCATTTGCTCTTCTACATCCTTCTGAGGAGCCCATCCAA GTTGTGGATTTTGGGGAAAGTGGACCCGTCCGATGTTCTCGCTGCAAAGGCTATATAAATCCTTTTATGAAGTTCATTGATCAGGGACGGCGATTCATCTGTAACTTGTGTG GTTTTACTGATGAGACTCCTCGTGAATACCACTGTAATCTTGGTCCTGATGGTAGAAGAAGAGATGCTGATGAAAGGCCTGAACTTTGTAGGGGAACAGTAGAATTTGTTGCTTCTAAGGAATACATG GTGCGTGATCCAATGCCAGCTGTTTATTTTTTCCTCATCGATGTATCCATGAATGCTATACAAACTGGTGCCACTGCTGCAGCGTGCAGTGCAATTAGTCAAGTTATTTCTGATCTTCCA GAAGGTCCTCGTACATTTGTCGGGATTGCTACATTTGACACAACAATTCACTTTTACAACCTGAAACGTGCATTACAACAG ccTTTGATGCTCATAGTCCCTGATGTACAAGATGTTTATACTCCTCTGGAGTCTGATGTCATCGTTCAACTTTCGGAG TGCCGCCAACATTTGGAGTTGTTGCTCGACAGTATTCCAACAATGTTTCAGAGTAACAGAACCACCGAGTCAGCCTTTGGTGCTGCGATCAAA GCAGCTTTCATGGCCATGAAAAATACTGGAGGCAAAATTTTGGTATTCCAGTCAG TCTTGCCATCGATTGGTATTGGAGCTCTTTCTGCCAGGGAGGCTGAAGGAAGAACAAACATTTCTTCTGGGGACAAG gaGGCTCATAAATTACTACAACCAGCTGACATGTCTTACAAGACAATGGCAATTGAACTGGCCGAGTATCAG GTCTGTGTTGATGTGTTCCTCACTACCCAGAATTATGTCGATCTTGCTTCTATTTCTGTCATTGCAAGGACTACTGGGGGCCAG GTATATTATTACTACCCCTTCTCAGTTCTTTCTGATCCAGCCAAGCTCTATAATGATCTTAGATGGAATATCACAAGGCCTCAAGGTTTTGAGGCTGTGATGCGTGTTAGATGCAGCCAg GGAATTCAAGTACAAGAGTACCATGGAAATTTTTGCAAACGCATCCCTACAGATGTTGACTTACCTGGA ATTGACTGTGACAAGACTATAATGGTAGCTTTAAAACATGATGACAAGTTACAGGACGGCTCAGAATGTGCTTTCCAG TGTGCGCTACTCTACACTACAGTATTTGGTCAGAGGAGAATTCGTGTCTCCACTCTGTCTCTACCTTGCACCAGTATGCTGAATAACCTCTTCCGATCAGCTGACTTGGACACTCAGTTCGCATGTTTTCTGAAGCAAG CGGCAAATGAAGTTCCTTCATCTCCACTCCTGCAAATCCGAGAACGTGTTACAAATCTGTGTGTCAACGTTTTGCTTTCATACCGCAAGTATTGTGCAACGGTGTCATCCTCTGGACAGCTCATCCTGCCAGAGGCTCTAAAGCTACTGCCACTTTATACCATTG CATTAATAAAAAGTACAGGTTTGAGAACTGAAGGGAGAATTGATGATCGATCTTTTTGGGTCAACCACGTTTCTTCTCTCCCAATTCCTCTGGCTGTTCCCTTGGTATATCCTAGAATGTTGGCTATACATAACCTTGACACAGAG GATGGTGATTCGACTCCAGGTACTCCAATTCCTCTTTCCAGTGAGCACGTGAGTGAAGAGGGAATTTATCTCCTCGAGAATGGTGAAGATTGTTTAGTATATATTGGGAACTTGGTTGATAGAGACATGTTGCAGCAGTTATTTGGTATTTCCTCAGTTGATGAAATTCCTGCCCAG TTTGTGCTGCAGCAATATGACAATCCTCTATCAAAGAAACTCAATGATTTGATGAATGAGATACGACGTCAAAGATGTTCCTACCTGCG CTTGAGGTTGTGCAAGAAAGGAGACCAGTCAG GGATGCTATTCTTTTCGAATATGATAGAAGATAAAAGTTCCAATGGCCCTTCATACATCGAGTTTCTTGTTCACGTACACCGACAAATTCAGATAAAAATGTCTTCTTCATGA
- the LOC120068589 gene encoding chaperonin CPN60-2, mitochondrial: MHRFAAGLASKARLAKNSTNQIASRSSWSRNYAAKDVKFGVEARGLMLKGVEDLADAVKVTMGPKGRNVVIEQSYGAPKVTKDGVTVAKSIEFKDKVKNVGASLVKQVANATNDVAGDGTTCATILTRAIFTEGCKSVAAGMNAMDLRRGISMAVDSVVTNLKSRARMISTSEEIAQVGTISANGEREIGELIAKAMEKVGKEGVITIADGKTLYNELEVVEGMKLDRGYISPYFITNQKNQKCELEDPLILIHEKKISSINAVVKVLELALKRQRPLLIISEDVESDALATLILNKLRAGIKVCAIKAPGFGENRKAGLQDLAVLTGGEVITEELGMNLEKVDLDMLGSCKKITISKDDTVILDGAGDKKAIEERCEQIRAGIEASTSDYDKEKLQERLAKLSGGVAVLKIGGASEAEVGEKKDRVTDALNATKAAVEEGIVPGGGVALLYASKELEKLPTANFDQKIGVQIIQNALKTPVHTIASNAGVEGAVVVGKLLEQDNPDLGYDAAKGEYVDMVKAGIIDPLKVIRTALVDAASVSSLMTTTEAIVVELPKDEKEVPAMGGGMGGMDY; this comes from the exons ATGCACCGCTTCGCCGCCGGCCTCGCTTCCAAAGCGCG TCTTGCTAAGAACAGTACCAATCAG ATTGCTAGTAGGTCTAGCTGGAGCAGAAACTATGCCGCGAAAGATGTTAAATTTGGGGTGGAGGCTCGAGGTCTTATGCTCAAGGGTGTCGAAGATCTTGCTGATGCCGTTAAAGTCACAATGGGTCCGAAG GGGCGCAATGTAGTGATTGAACAAAGTTATGGGGCTCCCAAAGTTACAAAAGATGGTGTAACTGTGGCAAAGAGTATTGAGTTTAAAGATAAAGTTAAGAATGTTGGTGCCAGTCTTGTGAAGCAGGTTGCTAACGCGACCAATGATGTGGCAGGCGATG GGACCACTTGTGCTACTATTCTTACAAGAGCAATATTTACGGAGGGCTGCAAGTCCGTTGCTGCTGGAATGAATGCCATGGATTTAAGACGCGGTATCTCCATGGCAGTCGATTCTGTAGTAACAAACTTGAAGAGTAGAGCACGAATGATAAGCACATCTGAAGAGATAGCTCAG GTTGGGACAATATCTGCAAATGGAGAAAGGGAGATTGGTGAGTTGATTGCCAAGGCCATGGAGAAAGTTGGCAAGGAGGGTGTGATCACCATTGCG GATGGGAAGACATTGTATAATGAGTTGGAAGTCGTTGAAGGGATGAAGTTAGACAGAGGATATATTTCCCCTTACTTCATTACAAACCAAAAGAACCAGAAATGT GAATTGGAGGATCCTCTTATTCTAATCCATGAAAAGAAAATCTCAAGCATAAATGCTGTGGTGAAAGTTCTAGAGTTGGCTCTGAAG AGGCAAAGGCCCCTTCTTATTATTTCCGAAGATGTTGAAAGTGATGCACTAGCCACTCTTATCTTGAATAAGCTCCGTGCTGGAATTAAG GTCTGTGCCATTAAAGCACCAGGTTTTGGGGAAAATAGGAAGGCTGGACTGCAGGACCTTGCAGTTCTCACGGGTGGTGAA GTCATCACTGAAGAGCTTGGAATGAATCTTGAGAAAGTTGATCTGGACATGCTTGGCTCTTGCAAGAAG ATCACAATTTCAAAGGATGATACAGTTATTCTTGATGGTGCCGGTGACAAGAAAGCTATTGAGGAAAGATGTGAACAG ATAAGGGCAGGTATTGAAGCAAGCACTTCGGATTATGACAAGGAAAAGTTACAGGAGAGATTAGCAAAACTTTCTGGCGGCGTTGCTGtattgaag ATTGGAGGAGCAAGTGAGGCAGAAGTGGGCGAGAAGAAGGATAGAGTCACCGATGCCTTGAATGCCACAAAAGCAGCTGTTGAAGAAGGAATAGTACCAG GGGGTGGTGTTGCTCTTTTGTATGCATCTAAAGAATTAGAGAAACTTCCAACTGCCAACTTCGATCAGAAGATTGGTGTCCAGATTATTCAGAATGCTCTAAAG ACACCCGTACACACAATTGCATCGAATGCGGGAGTTGAGGGTGCCGTTGTTGTTGGCAAGCTCTTGGAGCAGGACAACCCTGATCTTGGTTATGATGCTGCAAAAG GTGAATATGTAGACATGGTCAAAGCTGGCATCATTGATCCTCTGAAAGTAATTAGAACTGCACTCGTCGATGCTGCGAG CGTTTCCTCTTTGATGACGACAACAGAAGCCATCGTAGTTGAACTCCCCAAGGACGAAAAGGAAGTTCCAGCAATGGGTGGCGGCATGGGCGGAATGGATTACTAA